The Acinetobacter piscicola genome includes a window with the following:
- a CDS encoding ATP-binding protein gives MYYNSIEFFNPGGLADNLTIDQLLREDYSPWVRNKRISATFKEAHFIEKYGSGIKRIQEGFASYGLRPPVFENFQHGFRVIVSSKLLFESNEGVSEGVNLLFNQIRTNPGKRAPFLVNELLVPVKIVERWLKILRDDHKIEFRGAPKSGGYWLK, from the coding sequence GTGTATTACAATTCCATAGAGTTTTTCAATCCAGGTGGTTTAGCTGATAACTTAACGATTGATCAGCTTCTTCGTGAAGATTACTCGCCATGGGTGCGCAATAAAAGGATATCTGCCACGTTCAAAGAAGCGCATTTTATTGAAAAATATGGGTCAGGCATCAAACGAATCCAAGAAGGCTTCGCATCCTATGGTCTGCGTCCCCCTGTCTTTGAAAATTTCCAGCACGGTTTTCGAGTTATTGTCTCATCAAAGCTACTTTTCGAATCTAATGAGGGAGTAAGTGAGGGAGTAAATCTACTATTTAATCAGATAAGAACTAATCCAGGAAAGCGTGCACCATTTTTAGTAAACGAGCTATTAGTTCCTGTCAAGATAGTAGAGCGGTGGCTCAAAATCTTAAGAGATGATCATAAAATCGAGTTTCGAGGAGCTCCTAAAAGTGGAGGATACTGGCTAAAATAG